A single window of Desulfovibrio psychrotolerans DNA harbors:
- the rseP gene encoding RIP metalloprotease RseP — MNTAIAIVLVLGGLIFFHELGHFSVARLLGIGVRAFSLGFGPVLYKFRRGKTEYRLSAIPLGGYVSLAGENDENDLTGGFTEKESFIKRPTWHRMLVIVAGPLANLLLAFLIYWGLFWSAGQMHIAPEIGNVRDGSPAAQVGIAEGDTITDIAGARIEYWNDVADTIGKSGGTEISITVLREGQPITFQVVPEKLLRKNIFGEDEESYLIGIAASGKTFTQPLDGVSAAQAGLEHTWEMIVITGKGFAKIIQRVIPMDNVGGPIMIAQMVSQQTEYGVAAVLALAALISVNLGLLNLLPIPVLDGGHLVMLTFETIFRRPVPTRVMDIATRVGILLLITLMVWATFNDVRRL; from the coding sequence ATGAATACAGCCATCGCCATTGTGCTTGTCCTCGGCGGTCTCATATTCTTCCATGAACTGGGCCATTTTTCCGTGGCCCGCCTGCTGGGCATAGGCGTGCGCGCCTTTTCGCTGGGATTCGGTCCCGTGCTGTACAAATTCCGGCGCGGCAAGACCGAATACCGACTTTCTGCCATTCCGCTGGGAGGCTACGTCTCCCTTGCCGGAGAAAATGACGAGAACGACCTTACCGGCGGCTTTACCGAGAAAGAGAGTTTTATCAAGCGGCCCACGTGGCACCGCATGCTTGTCATTGTGGCTGGCCCGCTGGCCAACCTGCTGCTTGCCTTTTTAATTTACTGGGGCCTGTTCTGGAGCGCAGGGCAGATGCACATTGCTCCGGAAATAGGCAACGTGCGCGATGGCAGCCCGGCAGCGCAGGTGGGGATTGCGGAAGGCGATACCATTACGGATATCGCCGGAGCCCGCATCGAATACTGGAACGATGTGGCGGACACCATAGGCAAGAGCGGCGGCACGGAAATTTCCATTACCGTGCTGCGCGAAGGCCAGCCTATCACCTTCCAAGTGGTTCCTGAAAAGCTGCTCCGCAAGAACATCTTCGGTGAGGATGAGGAAAGCTACCTCATCGGCATAGCCGCATCGGGCAAAACGTTCACCCAGCCCCTCGACGGCGTTTCCGCAGCACAGGCAGGGCTGGAACATACGTGGGAGATGATTGTCATCACCGGCAAGGGATTTGCCAAGATCATCCAGCGGGTCATTCCCATGGACAACGTGGGCGGCCCCATCATGATTGCCCAGATGGTCAGCCAGCAGACTGAATATGGCGTTGCCGCCGTGCTGGCCCTTGCCGCGCTCATAAGCGTGAATCTGGGCCTGCTGAACCTGCTGCCCATTCCCGTTCTGGATGGCGGCCATCTGGTCATGCTGACCTTTGAAACCATATTCCGCCGTCCCGTACCCACACGGGTGATGGACATCGCCACCCGGGTGGGCATTTTGCTGCTCATAACCCTTATGGTCTGGGCCACCTTCAATGACGTACGCAGACTCTAG
- the dxr gene encoding 1-deoxy-D-xylulose-5-phosphate reductoisomerase, with amino-acid sequence MVTAPQRSAPQHDDSTDEGHPRIRYISPLPGAAWAGEFPRSVVVLGSTGSIGTSALQVLAEQPDDFRVIGLAGARNLDLLARQAAQWRPACLAVLDAQAAQALRSMLPAGYNPTILHGPQGYADMATLPEASTVLSAQVGAAGLRATHAAAEAGKIIALANKESLVLAGDLFRETCARTGASILPVDSEHNAIFQALSGHDGSPVRRIILTASGGPFRGRDAAFLATVTPAQALAHPNWSMGAKISIDSATLMNKGLEVIEAYHLYGLPLDRIEVVVHPQSIIHSLVEYADASQLAHMGPPDMRIAIAYCLGWPRLLRTGVPPLDLITCGPLTFEQPDLSSFPCLELARQSLRGGKGLPVVLNAANEVAVERFLQEQVPFSAIPALIERAMHAHGGPAPASLDDIEALDGETRARVRQWADAYRPTPRSQTRP; translated from the coding sequence ATGGTAACGGCTCCGCAGCGCAGTGCGCCACAACACGATGACAGCACGGACGAGGGGCATCCCCGCATCCGGTATATCTCTCCCCTGCCCGGTGCCGCGTGGGCAGGGGAATTTCCCCGCTCCGTGGTCGTTCTCGGCTCCACTGGCTCCATAGGAACCAGCGCATTGCAGGTGCTGGCCGAGCAGCCGGACGATTTTCGCGTCATCGGCCTTGCAGGGGCACGCAATCTGGACCTGCTGGCGCGGCAGGCGGCGCAATGGCGCCCTGCCTGCCTTGCCGTGCTGGATGCACAGGCGGCGCAGGCCCTGCGCAGCATGCTGCCCGCAGGATACAATCCGACCATTCTGCACGGACCGCAGGGATACGCGGACATGGCCACCCTGCCGGAAGCCTCTACCGTGCTCTCCGCACAGGTGGGCGCAGCCGGGCTGCGCGCCACCCACGCCGCAGCAGAGGCGGGCAAGATTATTGCCCTTGCCAACAAGGAATCGCTGGTGCTGGCGGGCGACCTGTTCAGGGAGACCTGCGCGCGCACGGGTGCATCCATCCTGCCCGTGGATTCCGAGCACAACGCCATTTTTCAGGCCTTATCCGGTCACGACGGCTCTCCCGTGCGCCGTATCATCCTCACCGCCTCGGGCGGCCCCTTCCGGGGCCGGGACGCGGCCTTTCTTGCCACGGTCACCCCCGCACAGGCACTGGCCCACCCCAACTGGAGCATGGGCGCAAAAATTTCCATAGATTCCGCAACGCTCATGAACAAGGGGCTGGAAGTCATTGAGGCGTACCATCTGTACGGTCTGCCGCTGGACCGCATAGAGGTTGTGGTGCACCCCCAGTCCATCATCCATTCTCTTGTGGAGTATGCGGACGCATCGCAACTGGCGCACATGGGGCCCCCGGACATGCGCATAGCCATTGCCTACTGCCTTGGGTGGCCCAGACTGCTGCGCACCGGAGTGCCGCCGCTGGACCTCATCACCTGCGGCCCCTTGACCTTTGAGCAGCCGGACCTATCCTCTTTCCCGTGTCTTGAGCTTGCGCGCCAATCGCTGCGCGGCGGCAAGGGGCTGCCCGTTGTTCTGAACGCCGCCAACGAGGTGGCTGTGGAGCGATTCCTTCAGGAGCAGGTTCCCTTTTCCGCCATTCCCGCCCTCATAGAGCGCGCCATGCACGCGCATGGCGGCCCCGCCCCCGCCTCTCTGGACGACATAGAGGCACTGGACGGAGAGACCCGCGCCCGCGTGCGCCAATGGGCGGACGCATACCGCCCCACACCAAGGAGCCAGACCCGACCATGA
- a CDS encoding pyridoxal phosphate-dependent decarboxylase family protein encodes MNAPSLSRNPDYSLDLDRLDDLLRQVADTIGRHIRHIDDAPVVAQTTFDAVQGSIPHELPRQGTDPATVLEEAVAAFSPVNTRIGHPRFLAWITTSPAPAGTLGELLSVGFNQAPLSFKGGPAATVLEHVVLSWFADLFGYGEGWGGTLVSGGTVANLMGMTVARQAHVPGVAEKGLQGITQPITLYVSDQGHMSISRSAMLLGIGHDHVRSVPSDASFRMDVDALRRMVAEDRRAGFHPFCVVAQAGSVSTGAIDPLGAIADFCEEQNIWLHVDAAYGGAALLSPAHRAKLADIHRADSVCVDPHKWFFVPLECGITLFKSSAQQKATFRAKAAYLGQESDWDLKNTNFQLSRQGRALKLWFTFRTYGTDRLAAIVERNCDMAQQFLDLAQASSLWEPAAPADLSIACAHFVPPDHMDAPWTQEELDQLHVDILAELERSGEGFLTPARIGGRAAVRLCIANHRTTPDDIRLLFDTMTDIGLCLTACRAGTQAGKEAKQADQTECPASGPVKHGAEGRGVW; translated from the coding sequence ATGAACGCCCCTTCGCTCTCACGCAACCCGGACTACTCGCTGGACCTTGACCGTCTGGACGACCTGCTCAGGCAGGTGGCGGACACCATAGGCAGGCATATTCGGCATATTGACGATGCCCCGGTTGTGGCCCAGACCACCTTTGACGCCGTGCAGGGATCTATCCCGCACGAGCTGCCCCGGCAGGGAACCGACCCCGCCACCGTGCTGGAAGAGGCGGTGGCCGCCTTTTCGCCGGTGAACACGCGCATCGGGCACCCCCGTTTTCTGGCCTGGATAACCACCAGCCCAGCCCCGGCGGGCACACTGGGCGAACTGCTCAGTGTGGGATTCAATCAGGCACCGTTGTCCTTCAAGGGCGGTCCTGCCGCCACCGTGCTGGAGCACGTGGTTCTCTCGTGGTTCGCAGACCTGTTCGGCTACGGCGAAGGATGGGGCGGCACGCTGGTTTCCGGCGGCACGGTGGCCAACCTTATGGGCATGACCGTGGCGCGGCAGGCCCATGTACCCGGAGTGGCGGAAAAGGGACTGCAAGGCATTACGCAGCCCATCACGTTGTACGTTTCCGATCAGGGGCACATGTCCATTTCCCGTTCCGCCATGCTGCTGGGCATAGGGCACGACCATGTGCGCAGCGTCCCTTCGGACGCCTCATTCCGCATGGACGTGGATGCCCTGCGCCGGATGGTGGCCGAAGACCGCCGGGCAGGTTTTCATCCCTTCTGCGTGGTGGCACAGGCCGGTTCAGTCTCTACGGGAGCCATTGACCCGCTGGGGGCCATTGCGGACTTCTGCGAGGAACAGAATATCTGGCTGCATGTGGATGCGGCTTACGGCGGTGCGGCACTGCTCTCTCCCGCTCACCGGGCCAAGCTGGCGGACATACACCGGGCCGATTCCGTGTGCGTGGACCCGCACAAATGGTTTTTTGTGCCGCTGGAGTGCGGCATAACCCTGTTCAAAAGCAGCGCGCAGCAAAAGGCCACCTTCCGCGCCAAGGCCGCCTATCTGGGGCAGGAATCGGACTGGGACCTCAAAAACACCAATTTCCAGCTCTCCCGGCAGGGCCGCGCGCTGAAGCTGTGGTTCACCTTCCGCACCTACGGCACGGATCGTCTGGCCGCCATTGTGGAACGCAACTGCGACATGGCACAGCAGTTTCTGGATCTCGCGCAGGCCTCCTCCCTGTGGGAACCCGCCGCCCCCGCCGATCTTTCCATCGCCTGCGCCCACTTTGTGCCGCCGGACCATATGGACGCGCCGTGGACGCAGGAGGAACTGGACCAGTTGCATGTGGACATTCTCGCGGAACTGGAGCGCAGCGGAGAGGGGTTTCTCACCCCGGCCCGCATAGGCGGACGCGCGGCGGTGCGGCTGTGCATTGCCAACCACCGGACCACGCCTGACGACATCCGCCTGCTGTTCGATACCATGACCGACATAGGCCTGTGCCTGACCGCATGCCGGGCAGGCACACAGGCCGGCAAGGAAGCAAAACAGGCGGACCAGACCGAATGCCCCGCCTCCGGCCCGGTGAAGCACGGTGCGGAAGGACGCGGCGTATGGTAA
- a CDS encoding phosphatidate cytidylyltransferase, with protein MTNSHKQRWITAVIVLPFLIVALLMGGWVLLGAAVIVSTLGQYEFYSMFWPGRSNLFYKLAGCLLGAGLLYASFIGNPYAMIGCIAAGFWVGSLGFLFAFGTGRADAPRFEQAQVLTAGMLYLPLLIQTVLHLSTAEVVLILFAAFASDIGGFYAGCNFGRHKMWPSVSPKKTWEGAAGGMIFCVAICLAVGLSFGNAAWPAWVVLGVILNVSSQMGDYFESALKRTLDIKDSGTLLPGHGGILDRIDSILLALPVYALARSVHTFF; from the coding sequence ATGACCAATTCCCACAAGCAACGCTGGATTACCGCTGTCATCGTCCTGCCCTTCCTCATCGTGGCCCTGCTTATGGGCGGATGGGTACTGCTGGGTGCGGCGGTCATTGTTTCCACCCTTGGCCAGTACGAATTTTACTCCATGTTCTGGCCGGGCAGGAGCAACCTCTTTTACAAGCTGGCCGGGTGCCTTCTGGGTGCGGGACTGCTATATGCCTCCTTCATCGGCAACCCGTACGCCATGATCGGCTGCATTGCCGCCGGATTCTGGGTGGGCAGCCTCGGCTTCCTGTTCGCCTTCGGCACCGGCAGGGCAGATGCACCAAGGTTCGAACAGGCGCAGGTTCTCACCGCAGGCATGCTCTACCTGCCCCTGCTCATCCAGACGGTACTGCATCTTTCCACCGCCGAGGTTGTTCTCATTCTGTTCGCAGCCTTTGCCTCGGACATCGGCGGGTTTTACGCAGGGTGCAACTTCGGCAGGCACAAGATGTGGCCCTCTGTAAGCCCCAAGAAAACCTGGGAAGGCGCGGCAGGCGGCATGATTTTTTGCGTGGCCATATGCCTTGCGGTGGGACTGTCCTTCGGCAACGCAGCATGGCCCGCGTGGGTGGTGCTGGGCGTTATCCTTAATGTTTCGTCGCAGATGGGTGACTATTTTGAATCCGCCCTTAAGCGCACGCTGGACATCAAGGACTCCGGCACACTGCTGCCCGGACACGGCGGTATTCTGGACAGGATAGATTCCATCCTGCTCGCCCTGCCCGTGTACGCCCTTGCCCGTTCCGTCCACACCTTCTTTTAG
- a CDS encoding isoprenyl transferase — protein sequence MNTDNRPPWAAPESLPAHVSIIMDGNGRWAKSRGQDRTQGHRAGTETARRIVREARRLGIRHLTLYTFSSENWERPKHEVSFLFELLVSFLRDELPSLMEQNIRLHVLGDVNGLPLAVRTALNHAMNKTAGNGAMTLNLALNYSGRGEILHAVQALVRQGVLPQDITEEALASRLYTAGQPDPDLMIRTSGELRLSNFLLFQHAYTEFHFTDTYWPDFGVEEFHAALAAYATRERRFGKTGEQIKA from the coding sequence TTGAATACCGATAACCGCCCCCCATGGGCCGCCCCCGAAAGTCTGCCCGCCCATGTTTCCATTATCATGGACGGCAACGGCAGATGGGCAAAGAGCCGGGGGCAGGACCGCACGCAGGGGCACCGCGCGGGCACGGAGACCGCGAGGCGCATTGTGCGCGAGGCCCGCAGGCTGGGCATACGCCATCTCACCCTGTACACCTTTTCCAGCGAAAACTGGGAGCGGCCCAAGCATGAGGTGAGTTTTCTGTTTGAACTGCTGGTCTCCTTCCTCCGCGATGAGCTGCCCAGCCTTATGGAACAGAATATCCGCCTGCATGTGCTGGGCGATGTGAACGGGCTGCCCCTGGCGGTGCGCACGGCTCTGAACCACGCCATGAACAAAACCGCCGGCAACGGTGCCATGACCCTGAATCTGGCACTGAATTACTCCGGACGCGGCGAGATACTGCACGCCGTGCAGGCACTTGTGCGTCAGGGCGTTCTGCCGCAGGATATCACGGAAGAGGCGCTGGCATCGCGACTCTACACGGCGGGACAGCCGGACCCGGACCTCATGATACGCACCAGCGGCGAACTGCGGCTGTCCAATTTTCTGCTGTTTCAGCACGCCTACACGGAGTTCCACTTTACAGACACCTACTGGCCGGATTTCGGTGTGGAGGAGTTCCACGCCGCACTCGCGGCCTATGCCACCCGTGAACGGCGGTTCGGCAAGACCGGAGAACAGATCAAGGCATGA